The proteins below come from a single Mangifera indica cultivar Alphonso chromosome 16, CATAS_Mindica_2.1, whole genome shotgun sequence genomic window:
- the LOC123198913 gene encoding F-box protein At4g35733-like: MDRKLRDWSTLPVDLLAVIAGGLKTPSDKLRFGAVCKKFLLAICFHKNRPSFKALRIPVPAPASKKDIKPPERCFQGYLVLTESVFYAIEPLPTRTPDRNVSTFIIRLEKSSLTGRMKVKEPLSRFRFRQLARSLPKTLNLMDFQVHELHESYGLDFFVVRKRKDRYMNYDQMESSSSFHKVVVATCLDKHYRDFAVMATQGFGELSLWRIGEPEWISIYELSKRSFSGVDVVYHKHRFYAIDVRGFAISIDHRTSKISYAANEFYEPIPGLKYLVSSLDNLFLVVKTHLPFREELGYGICMSVYVLDEVNHAWLYVEGGLDDRIFFVGDDCSFSVSAEDFPELRSNSVYFNDDEFAEASEAHPGWYPGIYDVKYEMIGPISGFPRHSKLFWPPPNWLARIPAASAGAKC; the protein is encoded by the exons ATGGACCGAAAGCTTCGCGACTGGTCTACTCTTCCAGTAGACTTACTTGCCGTAATTGCAGGCGGCCTGAAAACGCCAAGCGACAAGCTGCGTTTTGGTGCGGTATGCAAGAAATTTCTGCTAGCCATATGTTTTCACAAAAACCGACCTTCCTTTAAAGCCCTCAGAATCCCTGTCCCTGCCCCAGCTTCCAAAAAAGACATTAAACCTCCTGAACGTTGCTTTCAGGGATACCTTGTTCTCACTGAATCCGTTTTTTACGCCATTGAACCCTTACCCACCAGAACCCCAGATAGAAATGTTTCAACATTCATCATCAGATTAGAAAAATCTTCCCTCACTGGAAGAATGAAAGTGAAGGAGCCTCTCTCCAGGTTCCGCTTTCGGCAGTTAGCAAGGTCGTTACCCAAAACCCTTAATTTAATGGACTTTCAGGTCCATGAGTTACACGAATCGTACGGTCTAGATTTTTTTGTTGTCAGGAAGAGAAAAGATAGATACATGAATTATGACCAGATGgagtcttcttcttccttccatAAAGTTGTTGTTGCAACGTGTCTCGACAAGCATTATCGTGATTTCGCAGTAATGGCGACACAGGGATTTGGAGAGTTGAGCCTTTGGAGAATCGGTGAGCCGGAATGGATTAGCATTTATGAGCTAAGTAAGAGAAGTTTTTCTGGGGTTGATGTTGTGTATCACAAGCACAGATTTTATGCCATTGATGTTCGTGGATTTGCAATATCCATTGACCATCGAACTTCAAAGATTTCTTACGCTGCAAATGAGTTTTATGAGCCAATTCCTGGGCTGAAATATTTAGTGAGCTCTCTTGATAATTTGTTTCTTGTTGTTAAAACGCATTTGCCTTTTCGGGAAGAGCTTGGCTATGGGATTTGCATGTCTGTTTATGTGCTCGATGAAGTGAACCATGCGTGGCTTTACGTTGAAGGGGGCCTCGATGATCGAATTTTCTTTGTGGGGGATGATTGTTCTTTCTCTGTTTCTGCTGAGGATTTCCCTGAGCTCCGAAGCAATTCTGTTTATTTTAACGATGATGAATTTGCTGAAGCCAGTGAGGCGCATCCAGGGTGGTATCCTGGAATTTATGACGTTAAGTATGAAATGATCGGGCCAATTTCAGGATTTCCTCGTCACTCAAAGCTGTTTTGGCCGCCACCCAACTGGTTGGCCAGGATCCCCGCCGCCAGCGCTGGTGCTAAAT GTTAG